The nucleotide window CCCGGAACATTAGCCTTTTCGGCGTCGGCGACAGCGGTACCCTGCACTTCTGCGGTCATGCGCTTGAGGCCCATGTGGCGCACGTCGGTGCCGCGCACCAGGTAGATCACCAGCTCGGAAATGTTGCGCGCGTGGTCACCGATACGTTCCAGCGAACGCAGCGCCCAGATCACGCTCAGAACCCGCGAGATGGAGCGCGGGTCTTCCATCATGTAGGTCACCAGCTCGCGCAGGGCGGTCTTGTACTCGCGGTCGATAGTCTTGTCGTACTGGGCCACCGACAACGCCAGGTCGGCATCGAAGCGGGCAAAGGCGTCCAGCGCATCGCGGACCATGTTGCGCACCTGGTCGCCAATATGGCGCACCTCGACGTAGCCGCGTGGCGACTCGCCTTCTTCGCACAGCTGGATGGCGCGGCGGGCGATCTTGGTCGCCTCGTCACCGATGCGTTCAAGGTCGATCACCGACTTGGAAATGCTGATGATCAGGCGCAGGTCAGAGGCCGCCGGCTGGCGACGGGCGAGGATGCGCACGCATTCCTCGTCGATGTTGCGCTCCATCTGGTTGATCTGCTCGTCGACTTCGCGCACTTGCTGGGCCAGGCCCGAGTCGGCCTCGATCAGCGCAGTAACGGCGTCATTGACTTGTTTTTCCACCAGGCCACCCATGGCCAGCAGATGGCTGCGCACTTCTTCGAGCTCGGCGTTGAACTGCTGGGAAATATGGTGCGTAAGGCTTTCTTTGTTGATCATCGTTCGCTCCGCGAAGAGGCTGCAAGCTTCATGTAGTTCGTGTCATTCCCTGTGGGAGCGGGCCGCGTGGCTGCTAGCCGTAGCGACCGGTGATGTAGTCTTCGGTCTGTTTCTTCGCCGGGTTGGTGAACAGGGTATCGGTGTCCCCGAATTCGACCAGTTTGCCCATGTACATGAACGCGGTGTAGTCCGAAACCCGGGCCGCCTGCTGCATGTTGTGGGTCACGATGACGATG belongs to Pseudomonas putida NBRC 14164 and includes:
- the phoU gene encoding phosphate signaling complex protein PhoU, which produces MINKESLTHHISQQFNAELEEVRSHLLAMGGLVEKQVNDAVTALIEADSGLAQQVREVDEQINQMERNIDEECVRILARRQPAASDLRLIISISKSVIDLERIGDEATKIARRAIQLCEEGESPRGYVEVRHIGDQVRNMVRDALDAFARFDADLALSVAQYDKTIDREYKTALRELVTYMMEDPRSISRVLSVIWALRSLERIGDHARNISELVIYLVRGTDVRHMGLKRMTAEVQGTAVADAEKANVPGESDDK